The following proteins are co-located in the Nocardioides piscis genome:
- a CDS encoding polysaccharide biosynthesis protein, which produces MSREAVERGLRSRRTPVLMGFDGAVIAFSYVMATILRDESLLTTDFPDLALVGISAVLLHWVLAIGFRVYQGRVAVASVEETIFLGLVTVAGGVVVGGVNMAVPAHPVPRSLPFTATFLALFIIIVGRALWRYQSDHAFSGGHLAHPPTLVIGAGWSGRRLTQSMLESQSPMRPVGFLDDDPWKRRRRHFGIPVLGTVDDLAAATARTDAQVVVIAIPSASADLVRRVSEAAKVLGLAVKVLPPVHETFSSNADVRDVRDLDMRDLLGRKMVETDIESIAGYLTGKRVLVTGAGGSIGSELCRQIDRWGPSELIMLDRDESALHSVQLLLRGQAMLDGTDVVLNDIRDEAALRRIFQARRPEVVFHAAALKHLPMLEQYPHEAMKTNVLGTANVLTAAAEVGVERFVNISTDKAADPSSVLGYSKRVAERLTAEVARRATGSYFSVRFGNVLGSRGSVLTAFTSQIANGGPVTVTHPEVTRYFMTVEEAVQLVIQAGAIGTEGEAYILDMGEPVLIEDVARQLIEQSGKNIQIVYTGLRDGEKLHEQLFGKAEPDVRSSHPLLSHAPVPPLPLDQVRRCYDDVPYLGLLSLYEEWVRIEPESEPRLSVVQG; this is translated from the coding sequence ACTTCCCCGACCTCGCTCTCGTCGGCATCTCAGCAGTCTTGCTGCACTGGGTCTTGGCCATCGGTTTCCGTGTTTATCAGGGGCGCGTCGCGGTGGCCTCGGTCGAGGAGACGATCTTCCTCGGCTTGGTAACGGTGGCCGGCGGCGTGGTTGTTGGGGGCGTCAACATGGCGGTCCCGGCGCACCCGGTCCCCCGCAGCCTCCCCTTCACCGCGACCTTCTTGGCCCTCTTCATCATCATCGTCGGACGGGCGCTGTGGCGTTATCAGTCCGACCACGCCTTCTCGGGCGGGCATCTGGCTCATCCGCCAACGCTGGTGATCGGTGCTGGGTGGAGCGGTCGTCGCCTGACGCAGTCGATGCTGGAATCTCAGTCACCGATGCGACCGGTGGGTTTCCTGGACGACGACCCGTGGAAGCGCCGTCGCCGTCACTTCGGCATCCCGGTCCTCGGCACCGTCGACGACCTCGCGGCGGCGACGGCTAGAACCGACGCGCAGGTGGTGGTCATCGCCATACCGAGCGCGTCGGCTGACCTCGTCCGTCGGGTGTCGGAGGCGGCGAAGGTGCTTGGACTCGCGGTCAAGGTGCTGCCGCCCGTGCACGAGACGTTTTCCTCCAATGCCGACGTCCGCGATGTCCGCGACCTTGACATGCGTGACCTCCTCGGACGCAAGATGGTCGAGACAGACATTGAGTCGATCGCCGGCTATCTCACCGGCAAGCGGGTTCTCGTCACCGGCGCCGGAGGCTCGATCGGCTCGGAATTGTGCCGACAGATCGACCGGTGGGGTCCGTCGGAGCTGATCATGCTCGATCGGGACGAGTCGGCCCTCCACTCGGTGCAGCTCCTTCTCAGGGGGCAGGCGATGCTCGACGGGACCGATGTCGTCCTCAACGACATCCGCGACGAAGCTGCCCTGCGTCGCATCTTTCAGGCCCGCCGGCCTGAGGTGGTCTTCCACGCGGCGGCGCTGAAGCATCTGCCGATGCTCGAGCAGTATCCGCATGAGGCGATGAAGACCAACGTTCTCGGCACCGCCAACGTCCTCACGGCCGCTGCTGAGGTCGGCGTCGAGCGCTTCGTCAACATTTCCACCGACAAGGCCGCCGACCCGAGCAGCGTCCTCGGCTACTCCAAACGCGTCGCCGAACGACTCACCGCCGAGGTCGCCCGGCGGGCAACGGGCTCCTACTTCAGCGTGCGCTTCGGCAACGTGCTCGGGAGTCGCGGCTCTGTGCTCACTGCCTTCACGTCCCAGATCGCCAACGGTGGCCCGGTGACGGTGACGCATCCCGAGGTGACGCGCTACTTCATGACCGTGGAAGAGGCTGTTCAGCTCGTCATCCAGGCCGGCGCCATCGGCACCGAAGGCGAGGCCTACATCCTGGATATGGGCGAGCCCGTCCTGATCGAGGACGTCGCTCGGCAGTTGATCGAGCAGTCAGGCAAGAACATCCAGATCGTCTACACCGGTCTGCGCGACGGAGAGAAGCTGCACGAGCAGCTCTTCGGCAAGGCCGAGCCGGACGTCCGCTCATCCCACCCGCTGCTGTCACACGCGCCCGTGCCACCGCTGCCGCTCGACCAGGTGCGACGCTGTTATGACGACGTGCCCTACCTCGGCCTCCTCAGCCTGTACGAGGAGTGGGTGCGGATCGAGCCCGAGTCCGAACCTCGTCTCAGCGTGGTGCAGGGCTGA
- a CDS encoding DegT/DnrJ/EryC1/StrS family aminotransferase: MSFDILLSPPDVGELEQEYVLASMRSGWVAPAGPDLNAFEVEMAERLGVAHAVGLSSGTAALHLALISWGVGPGDVVPVSTFTFAATVNAIRYVGAEPFYIDADPESGNMSPDLLARGLDQLRAEGSRVSAVIPVDLFGKCVDYDAIASLTTGAGARLLADSAESLGATYRGRAAGSFGAASVLSFNGNKIMTTSGGGMLLTDDERLASHVRKLSTQAREPVPHYEHTEVGYNYRLSNILAALGRAQLVRLDDMLKRRRNWRDRYHALFADQPGVRVLGGQDDTGDNCWLTPIVVDPDQSAWTTQDLGGAMTAARIETRPVWKPMHLQPVSKGWRGIIDGSSERVFDNGLTLPAGSVLTEEQFGRVEDVIRGVIGT, from the coding sequence GTGAGCTTCGACATCCTCCTGTCGCCGCCGGACGTCGGCGAGCTCGAGCAGGAATACGTCCTCGCTTCGATGCGATCCGGTTGGGTCGCACCTGCCGGACCAGACCTGAACGCGTTCGAGGTCGAAATGGCCGAGCGTCTGGGGGTCGCCCATGCCGTGGGCCTGTCCTCGGGCACAGCGGCACTCCACTTGGCGTTGATCTCCTGGGGTGTTGGCCCGGGCGACGTGGTGCCGGTCTCGACGTTTACGTTCGCAGCGACCGTCAATGCCATCCGCTATGTCGGCGCTGAACCGTTCTACATCGACGCCGACCCCGAGTCAGGCAACATGAGCCCCGACCTGCTCGCCCGGGGACTCGACCAGCTCCGCGCCGAGGGCAGTCGGGTGTCAGCGGTCATCCCGGTCGACCTCTTCGGCAAGTGCGTCGACTACGACGCCATCGCCTCCCTCACGACCGGTGCCGGGGCTCGGTTGCTCGCTGACTCCGCGGAGTCTCTGGGCGCGACATACCGCGGGCGAGCGGCGGGATCCTTTGGCGCGGCATCGGTCCTGTCGTTCAACGGCAACAAGATCATGACCACGTCCGGGGGCGGCATGCTGCTGACCGACGACGAGCGTCTCGCCTCCCACGTGCGCAAGCTTTCGACGCAGGCGCGCGAGCCGGTCCCGCACTACGAGCACACAGAGGTCGGCTACAACTATCGGCTCTCCAATATCCTTGCGGCACTCGGGCGGGCGCAGCTGGTTCGCCTGGACGACATGCTGAAGCGCCGCCGCAACTGGCGCGACCGCTATCACGCGCTCTTCGCCGACCAGCCTGGCGTGCGAGTCCTCGGCGGCCAGGACGACACCGGTGACAACTGTTGGCTGACCCCCATCGTCGTCGACCCGGATCAGTCAGCGTGGACCACGCAGGATCTAGGGGGTGCCATGACGGCAGCCAGGATCGAGACCAGGCCGGTGTGGAAGCCGATGCACCTGCAGCCGGTGTCGAAGGGCTGGAGAGGGATCATCGACGGCAGCTCGGAACGTGTCTTCGACAACGGCCTCACGCTCCCCGCCGGCTCGGTCCTGACTGAGGAGCAGTTCGGTCGTGTCGAGGACGTCATCCGCGGGGTGATCGGCACGTGA
- a CDS encoding sugar transferase, translating into MKPYDVAKRLIDVFVAAVGLALSAPFQLVIAALVRQNLGSPVLFRQDRPGRGGQVFELVKFRTMLEPDESRGLVTDEQRLTPFGAFLRSTSLDELPTLWNVVRGDMSLVGPRPLLVRYLDRYTPEQARRHEVRPGITGLAQVSGRNALTWDAKFAKDVEYADRRSLLLDVTILFRTVAQVLKRDGINADEDVTMPEFFGVGENSP; encoded by the coding sequence GTGAAGCCCTACGACGTGGCCAAACGACTGATCGACGTGTTCGTAGCAGCGGTAGGCCTGGCTCTTTCCGCGCCGTTCCAGCTGGTCATCGCTGCCCTGGTGCGACAGAACCTGGGTTCGCCGGTCCTGTTCCGCCAGGACCGTCCGGGCCGGGGCGGCCAGGTGTTCGAGCTGGTGAAGTTCCGCACCATGCTCGAGCCCGACGAGTCGCGTGGTCTCGTGACCGACGAACAGCGTCTGACGCCCTTCGGTGCCTTCCTGCGCTCGACCAGCCTCGATGAGCTTCCGACTTTATGGAACGTGGTGCGGGGCGACATGAGCCTGGTCGGCCCGCGACCGCTGCTGGTGCGCTATCTCGACCGCTACACCCCGGAGCAGGCACGTCGACATGAGGTCCGACCAGGCATCACCGGTCTCGCGCAGGTCAGTGGCCGCAATGCCCTGACCTGGGACGCCAAGTTCGCCAAGGACGTGGAGTATGCCGACCGACGAAGCCTCCTGCTGGACGTGACGATCTTGTTCCGCACTGTCGCCCAGGTGCTCAAGCGAGACGGGATCAATGCGGACGAAGATGTCACGATGCCGGAATTTTTCGGAGTCGGTGAGAACTCACCGTGA
- a CDS encoding glycosyltransferase family 4 protein — MCQWYAPEPVTQPGWIVDGLRDAGLDVSVLTAQPNYPSGRVRPGYKAWALRQDAVDKVPVLRTPVYPSHDRSALGRIVNYLSWALSSSLFGWRAQREADVVLVYSSPATAALAPLMWRRMAGLPYVLQIQDLWPDSVFASGFLPGRAGRLVRSLLESMVQAFYRQASGIVVISPGMKDLLVERGVEAEKISLVYNWLPPETMSEDIPTGAEADLRAMLGLPAEAFVVMYAGNHGDAQGLDAVVRAMADVRLNAPGRPVHLVLVGDGVAKQGLMSLAESMAPARVHFLGFMTRDDLSPLTRQANAQLVSLIKNPLFEVTMPSKIQSVLSAAQPVLACAAGDLARVVRESGAGVVAPPGDTAKIADALVQMVGLSSAELTAMGERGRHYYEGVMKQAVGVDRLAHALSAASEDRRA, encoded by the coding sequence GTGTGCCAGTGGTATGCCCCAGAACCGGTCACCCAGCCTGGGTGGATCGTCGATGGACTACGAGACGCCGGCCTAGACGTATCCGTCCTGACAGCGCAGCCGAACTACCCAAGCGGTCGGGTTCGCCCGGGCTATAAAGCCTGGGCGCTGCGCCAGGACGCCGTCGACAAGGTGCCCGTCCTGAGGACGCCTGTATATCCCAGCCACGATCGAAGCGCGTTGGGCCGAATCGTGAACTACCTGTCATGGGCTCTCTCGAGTTCTCTTTTCGGCTGGAGAGCCCAGCGTGAAGCGGATGTCGTCCTCGTTTACTCGTCTCCTGCGACGGCAGCCCTCGCTCCCCTGATGTGGCGACGGATGGCAGGACTGCCCTACGTTCTGCAGATACAGGACCTATGGCCCGACTCAGTGTTCGCATCGGGATTCTTGCCCGGTCGTGCCGGTCGCTTGGTGCGAAGTCTGCTCGAGTCCATGGTGCAGGCCTTTTATCGCCAAGCTTCCGGCATCGTCGTGATCTCTCCGGGCATGAAGGACCTGCTGGTGGAACGCGGTGTTGAGGCCGAGAAAATTAGTCTCGTGTACAACTGGCTTCCCCCCGAGACAATGAGTGAAGACATTCCCACGGGAGCGGAGGCAGATCTTCGAGCGATGCTAGGTCTGCCAGCGGAAGCCTTCGTGGTGATGTACGCCGGTAACCACGGCGACGCGCAGGGCCTTGATGCGGTCGTAAGAGCTATGGCCGATGTCCGGCTCAATGCCCCGGGTCGCCCCGTGCACCTCGTGCTCGTGGGTGATGGAGTCGCGAAGCAGGGGCTCATGAGTTTGGCAGAGTCGATGGCGCCCGCGCGCGTCCACTTTCTCGGTTTCATGACCAGAGACGATCTCTCACCGTTGACGCGCCAGGCGAATGCCCAACTCGTCTCCCTTATCAAGAACCCTCTCTTCGAGGTCACCATGCCGAGCAAGATCCAGTCGGTTCTCTCGGCGGCACAGCCCGTTCTTGCATGCGCTGCGGGAGATCTAGCGCGTGTGGTCCGGGAGTCGGGTGCGGGTGTGGTTGCACCACCGGGAGATACGGCGAAGATCGCCGACGCACTCGTCCAGATGGTCGGCCTTTCTAGTGCAGAGCTGACGGCCATGGGAGAGCGAGGCAGGCACTACTACGAGGGCGTGATGAAGCAGGCAGTAGGTGTTGATCGGCTGGCACACGCGCTGAGCGCAGCTTCTGAGGACCGCCGTGCGTGA
- a CDS encoding ATP-grasp domain-containing protein has translation MRDPVNFLVTSAGRRGELVKILREVVELNGQGGGVFTVDRSALTAAGWLSDGLDLVPPIADQGYVDALLQVCERRQITDLIPTIDTELPVLSEHRQRFAELGTTVWVSDQSTIRTAQDKRLTNEWLGKHDLPRVQQWDLAELDRGGDFRFPLIAKPARGSSSIGLRRITSLEELTGVDESLDYVIEEVASGEEYTVDLLVDRHGRCRSAVPRRRLETRAGEVSKGLTVRDSGLVDLATRVSNALPGAFGVLNVQIFLADDGDMRVIEVNARFGGGYPLSWAAGAQFPLWLVQERSGRTPTASLEWMDQYLMLRYDTAVFMRGLP, from the coding sequence GTGCGTGACCCCGTCAACTTCCTGGTGACGAGCGCTGGCCGTCGAGGTGAACTCGTCAAGATCCTGCGAGAAGTGGTCGAACTCAATGGCCAGGGCGGAGGCGTGTTCACTGTCGACAGGTCGGCGCTCACTGCCGCTGGTTGGCTGTCTGACGGCCTCGACCTCGTGCCGCCCATCGCAGATCAAGGGTACGTCGACGCGCTGCTCCAGGTCTGCGAGCGTCGCCAGATCACGGACCTGATCCCTACGATCGACACCGAACTCCCAGTTCTTTCCGAGCACCGGCAACGCTTCGCCGAACTCGGCACCACCGTGTGGGTGTCCGACCAGTCGACCATCCGGACCGCGCAGGACAAGCGGCTCACCAACGAATGGCTAGGCAAGCACGATCTGCCGCGAGTTCAGCAATGGGACCTCGCCGAGCTCGATCGGGGAGGGGACTTCAGATTCCCCCTTATCGCCAAGCCTGCCCGCGGATCGTCGTCGATCGGATTGCGCCGGATCACGAGCCTCGAGGAACTCACGGGTGTCGACGAGAGCCTTGACTACGTCATCGAGGAGGTTGCCAGCGGTGAGGAATACACCGTGGACCTCTTGGTGGACAGGCACGGTCGATGCAGGAGTGCCGTTCCACGGCGACGCCTCGAGACGCGGGCGGGAGAGGTGTCCAAAGGACTGACGGTCCGCGATTCCGGTCTGGTTGACTTGGCCACCAGGGTGTCCAACGCTTTGCCTGGGGCATTTGGAGTGCTGAATGTCCAGATCTTCCTCGCCGACGATGGAGACATGCGCGTCATCGAGGTGAACGCCCGGTTCGGAGGAGGCTATCCGTTGTCGTGGGCTGCGGGGGCGCAGTTTCCTCTCTGGCTGGTTCAGGAACGCTCGGGGCGGACTCCCACGGCCAGTCTTGAGTGGATGGATCAGTACCTGATGTTGCGCTATGACACTGCGGTGTTCATGCGGGGACTTCCGTAA
- a CDS encoding HAD family hydrolase, translated as MRGLVLDVDDTVYLEQTYVASGFAAVEAWCANSLGVLGVGARAWRLFEDGGRGTTLTDALRDLGVEVTPEVRRAVVDAYRAHIPDIELLPDARALIELARSLAIPVGVVTDGPVSSQRAKVAALGLGALAKVVVVTAEWGTSKPDPAVFLAVEKGLSLAGHELVYVADNPIKDFQGPQALGWKSVRVRREGALHYQLATPPGVTEVPRLDSHGLVGLLSRSAAEAREAETK; from the coding sequence GTGCGAGGTCTCGTGCTCGATGTCGACGACACCGTCTATCTGGAGCAGACCTACGTCGCCTCCGGCTTCGCGGCCGTTGAGGCGTGGTGCGCCAACAGTTTGGGTGTCCTGGGAGTTGGTGCGCGTGCCTGGCGTCTGTTTGAGGACGGAGGACGCGGCACGACCCTGACGGATGCGCTTCGGGACTTGGGTGTCGAGGTGACGCCTGAGGTGAGGCGGGCGGTGGTCGACGCCTACAGGGCGCACATACCGGACATCGAGTTGTTGCCCGACGCCCGCGCGCTCATTGAACTTGCTAGGAGCCTCGCAATCCCCGTGGGGGTCGTCACGGATGGCCCCGTGAGTAGCCAGCGCGCCAAGGTGGCGGCCCTTGGCTTGGGAGCACTCGCGAAGGTGGTGGTCGTGACGGCGGAATGGGGGACTTCGAAACCTGATCCAGCTGTCTTCTTGGCTGTGGAAAAGGGTCTATCTCTTGCTGGCCACGAACTGGTGTACGTCGCAGACAACCCGATCAAGGACTTTCAAGGCCCACAAGCGTTGGGTTGGAAATCCGTTCGTGTGAGGCGAGAAGGTGCGTTGCACTACCAACTCGCCACGCCACCTGGCGTCACCGAGGTCCCGCGGCTGGACTCTCACGGATTGGTTGGTCTCCTGTCGAGAAGCGCCGCTGAGGCCCGCGAGGCCGAAACCAAATGA
- a CDS encoding polysaccharide biosynthesis protein: protein MKHTHAGPVLVTGGTGSFGSTMVSRLLKTDVGEIRILSRDEAKQDAMRRQLADGRVKFHVGDVRDTRSVEDAMDGVQHVFHAAALKQVPSCEFFPQQAVLTNVTGSDNVIRAAERAGVASVVCLSTDKAVYPINAMGISKAMMEKVAQAHARNRSATSGTTVSITRYGNVMYSRGSVIPLFVQQIRDGQPLTVTDPTMTRFLMSLEESVDLVQYAFDRATPGDLFVYKAPACTVELLARAVASLFGDNDPEVRIIGTRHGEKLYESLLSREELQKADDQGAYFRVPLDARSLEYELYFDEGESEVVDHDYTSHNTVQLDLDGVKRLLLNLEPIRREMRAAGCDPESQA, encoded by the coding sequence ATGAAACACACCCACGCGGGTCCGGTGCTGGTGACGGGCGGCACAGGTTCGTTCGGCTCGACGATGGTGAGCAGACTTCTCAAGACGGATGTCGGAGAGATCCGGATCCTGAGCCGTGACGAAGCCAAGCAGGACGCTATGCGACGTCAGCTCGCTGATGGGCGGGTGAAGTTCCACGTCGGAGACGTACGAGACACTCGCAGCGTTGAGGATGCAATGGACGGTGTGCAGCATGTCTTCCACGCCGCGGCGCTCAAGCAGGTGCCGAGCTGCGAGTTTTTTCCCCAGCAGGCCGTGCTCACCAACGTCACCGGTAGCGACAACGTCATCCGCGCCGCCGAGCGAGCGGGGGTTGCGTCGGTTGTGTGCTTGAGCACCGACAAAGCGGTGTACCCCATTAACGCCATGGGCATCTCCAAAGCCATGATGGAAAAGGTGGCTCAGGCCCACGCTCGCAACCGCTCTGCCACCAGCGGTACGACGGTATCGATCACGCGCTATGGCAACGTCATGTACAGCCGGGGATCAGTGATCCCGTTGTTCGTTCAGCAAATCAGGGACGGCCAGCCCCTTACGGTCACCGACCCAACGATGACGCGCTTCTTGATGTCCCTCGAGGAGTCTGTGGACCTGGTGCAGTACGCGTTCGACCGCGCCACACCCGGGGACCTGTTCGTGTACAAGGCACCTGCCTGCACGGTCGAGTTGCTGGCGCGAGCTGTTGCTTCCTTGTTCGGCGACAACGACCCAGAGGTAAGGATAATCGGGACCCGCCACGGCGAGAAGCTCTACGAGTCGCTTCTGAGTCGCGAGGAACTGCAGAAGGCTGACGATCAGGGCGCATATTTCCGGGTGCCGTTGGACGCGCGATCCCTCGAGTACGAACTGTACTTTGACGAAGGGGAAAGCGAGGTCGTCGATCACGACTACACCTCGCACAACACCGTGCAGCTCGACCTCGATGGGGTAAAACGACTTCTGCTCAATTTGGAGCCAATTCGTCGAGAGATGCGTGCGGCCGGTTGCGACCCGGAGTCGCAGGCATGA
- a CDS encoding NAD-dependent epimerase/dehydratase family protein, with the protein MRVAVTGGFGFLGWHTACRLRAIHGVEPIRLGRNDFADPQRLIEALTGVDAVIHIAGINRSDSDGAVQQGNIAIALGLAGAMRQVGKPLDLVFANSVQSQRDNPYGRGKAEAARIVKEAAKDVGGHFADLLLPNLFGEHGRPGYNSFVATFAHDVAAGRRPSITDDRKIELLHAQDAAGLLIQALGRDVSEVVSAEPMAISDVLHFFLETHELYAARGEVPDLSTPMRRNLFNTYRAAAFPEMWPISPQVHCDDRGDLYETVRAHGGTGMAFMSTTRPGQKRGEHYHLHKVERFFVVKGEAEIKLRRLLHDEVVTFRLSGDEPSFVDMPTLWVHNIRNVGDSELVTMFWSDQLLDAANPDQFPETIAQEAIA; encoded by the coding sequence ATGAGGGTTGCGGTCACCGGGGGGTTCGGCTTCCTCGGATGGCACACCGCGTGCCGCCTCCGGGCGATTCACGGGGTCGAGCCCATACGCCTGGGGCGCAACGACTTTGCCGACCCCCAGCGTCTGATCGAGGCTTTGACAGGTGTCGATGCAGTGATCCACATCGCCGGCATCAACCGCTCGGACTCCGATGGAGCGGTTCAGCAGGGGAACATTGCCATCGCCTTGGGCCTGGCGGGTGCGATGCGCCAGGTCGGCAAACCGCTTGACCTGGTCTTTGCAAACTCAGTCCAGTCGCAGCGGGACAACCCATACGGTCGGGGTAAGGCGGAGGCCGCGAGGATCGTGAAGGAGGCCGCGAAGGACGTGGGTGGCCACTTCGCTGACCTGTTGCTGCCGAACCTGTTCGGTGAACACGGACGCCCTGGCTACAACTCATTCGTCGCCACGTTCGCGCACGATGTCGCGGCGGGTCGTAGACCATCAATCACGGACGACCGCAAGATCGAACTGCTTCACGCGCAGGACGCAGCGGGGCTATTGATTCAAGCGCTGGGCAGGGACGTGTCCGAAGTGGTGTCTGCCGAGCCGATGGCGATCAGCGACGTGTTGCACTTTTTTCTCGAGACCCACGAGCTGTACGCGGCCCGTGGCGAGGTGCCGGACTTGTCCACGCCGATGCGGCGCAATCTGTTCAACACGTACCGGGCGGCGGCCTTCCCGGAAATGTGGCCCATCTCGCCGCAGGTGCACTGCGACGATCGCGGTGACCTGTACGAGACCGTCCGTGCGCACGGCGGCACCGGTATGGCGTTCATGTCCACCACTCGCCCGGGGCAGAAGCGCGGTGAGCACTATCACCTGCACAAGGTCGAGCGGTTCTTCGTGGTCAAGGGGGAGGCCGAGATCAAGCTCCGGCGCCTGCTACACGATGAGGTGGTCACCTTCCGGTTGAGCGGCGACGAGCCCTCGTTCGTCGACATGCCGACGCTGTGGGTCCACAACATCCGAAACGTCGGCGACAGCGAGCTGGTCACGATGTTCTGGTCCGACCAATTGCTCGACGCTGCGAACCCCGATCAGTTCCCTGAGACCATCGCCCAGGAGGCAATCGCATGA
- the wecB gene encoding non-hydrolyzing UDP-N-acetylglucosamine 2-epimerase, whose product MKVMTVVGTRPEIIRLACVIDRLDKTDGIEHVLVHTGQNYDHSLNQVFFDDLGIRAPNHFLGVDTSSLGSVLGGVLMGTENVLLKERPDAMLVLGDTNSCIATVMGKRMRVPTYHMEAGNRCFDENVPEETNRRLVDHVADFNLAYTEHARRNLLAEGLHPRRMLVTGSPMREVLAKYRNQIDASDVLQRLNLVTGDYFLVSAHREENVDLTERLHMLLDCLVAVREQFGKRVVVSTHPRTQKRLEALKSEVDLTGIDFMEPFGFHDYNKLQLEAACVLSDSGTISEESSILGFPAITLRDSIERPEALDSGSIIMTGLDVNDVVRGIGLSMADGPVTSSHPAGYEIADTSSRIVRFIASTAGRHHAWAGIRYQNDLGVGL is encoded by the coding sequence ATGAAAGTCATGACCGTAGTCGGGACCAGGCCCGAGATCATTCGGCTTGCCTGCGTGATCGACCGTCTTGACAAGACCGACGGCATCGAGCACGTCCTGGTGCACACCGGCCAGAACTACGATCACTCGCTGAATCAGGTCTTTTTTGACGACCTTGGAATTCGTGCCCCGAACCACTTCTTGGGGGTGGATACGTCCAGCCTGGGGTCGGTCTTAGGCGGCGTGCTCATGGGCACGGAGAACGTATTGTTGAAGGAACGGCCAGATGCGATGCTTGTTCTGGGTGACACGAACTCCTGCATCGCTACGGTCATGGGTAAACGCATGCGCGTCCCGACCTACCACATGGAGGCCGGCAACCGCTGCTTCGACGAGAACGTCCCGGAAGAGACGAACCGACGACTCGTCGACCATGTCGCTGACTTCAATCTCGCCTACACCGAGCACGCGCGCCGCAACTTGCTTGCAGAGGGTCTGCACCCTCGCCGAATGTTGGTAACCGGCTCCCCAATGAGGGAGGTGCTTGCGAAGTATCGCAACCAGATTGACGCCTCCGACGTGCTCCAGAGGCTCAATCTTGTGACTGGTGACTACTTCTTGGTCAGTGCCCATCGCGAGGAGAACGTGGATCTGACTGAGCGTCTGCACATGCTGCTCGACTGTCTCGTCGCTGTGCGGGAGCAGTTCGGCAAGCGCGTCGTTGTCTCAACACATCCGCGCACGCAAAAACGGCTGGAGGCGCTGAAAAGTGAAGTCGACCTCACGGGCATCGATTTTATGGAGCCTTTCGGCTTCCACGATTACAACAAGCTCCAACTCGAGGCGGCGTGCGTCCTTTCCGACTCGGGCACGATCTCGGAAGAATCCTCGATTCTGGGTTTTCCCGCGATCACCCTGCGGGACTCAATTGAGCGCCCCGAAGCCCTGGACAGCGGATCAATCATCATGACCGGTCTCGATGTTAACGACGTGGTGCGAGGGATCGGCCTATCGATGGCGGACGGTCCCGTAACCTCGTCTCACCCGGCTGGGTACGAGATCGCCGACACGAGTAGTCGGATAGTGCGGTTCATTGCGTCAACGGCTGGACGGCACCATGCATGGGCGGGTATCCGGTACCAGAACGATCTTGGGGTGGGACTATGA